Within the uncultured Bacteroides sp. genome, the region TACAGAGATTGTTACAGAGATTACAACAGAACCTAATTACGATGCTGTAATTCGATTATTAAAGTAGTTCAATAAATAAAAAGCCGTTTTTAAGTACTCCTTAGAACGGCTTTTTTATTTATTGAAAATATTTCAAATTTCTTCTTTTGCTATATCAGAGACTGATGTAATCTAAATATTCAGAGATCCTTGTTTATCAGTTATAGAATGAATCTAGTTGAAATTTGATTTACGTATATTTAATTTCTCATCTTCTTCAATAGCTTTTTCCAGATCGATGATTAATTGTTTAAGGTCAGCCTCTTCTTCGGGCAAATAGTTTATGCTGTCCAGAATATTGTCCGGATTTTGTTTAGTTGCCTGGATAAAATAGTGATTGAAATCTTCTATTTTTCCAAGTGCTGCATTTGTATACGCCATAAATATGTAATTATTATCATATCCCGGAGAGTAAAATTCTACTGTTTCAAAGCATTTTAATGCCAAATCGTACATTTTATTTTCAAAATAGATAGATCCCATTTCTGAAAACGTTTTGGGGTCTTCTGGATTTAGCTTAATAGCTTTTTCAAAATTAACAGCAGCTTGCTTCAGGTCTTCGTTCTCTAAGTATATTCGCCCTTTAGTAAGGTATGAATCAGCATATGTTGGATCTTCGTTTATTGCTAAATCAATATAATGAATGGCCTCATCCAATTGTCCAAGTTCACTATAACTTAATGCAATATAAGTATAGATATCAATAGTTTCAGGGGCAAGTTCCTGATTAATGTCTAAAGCATCTTTAAATTTTTGAATGCATTTCTCATAATTCTTAAGATTAAAGTAGCATAACCCGGTGAAAAACACAGTTATCCCAGATGTAGGATCTATCTTTTCATATTTTTCATAATATTCGCATGATTTCTCGAAGTTCTCCAGTTTAAAGTAGCTATGAGCTGTCATCAGTATAGAACCCGGATGATCTGCTTCAATGGCGAGAGCAAACTCATATGCTTCCAGTGCTTTGTTATATTCTTCTGCAGTATAGTAGAACCTTCCCAAATCAAACCAGTACATAATATTGTAGGGGTCTTTGTC harbors:
- a CDS encoding CDC27 family protein, whose product is MSNYSSSDFEQDKEFKQALAQYEEMKAGERTSYFDADQLADFAEYYASIQKYTEAFEVIDFALSIHPANTEVLVIKAHILIDLGKIEEAKETTFSISEGYSRDVKMLKAELLILDKKLEEADLLLQEIINQDENDEEDNWLDIAYLYTDSDLPEQALPWFEKAFKANSENNEIRFSLAECYGQCKQLDKGAVLYNELLDKDPYNIMYWFDLGRFYYTAEEYNKALEAYEFALAIEADHPGSILMTAHSYFKLENFEKSCEYYEKYEKIDPTSGITVFFTGLCYFNLKNYEKCIQKFKDALDINQELAPETIDIYTYIALSYSELGQLDEAIHYIDLAINEDPTYADSYLTKGRIYLENEDLKQAAVNFEKAIKLNPEDPKTFSEMGSIYFENKMYDLALKCFETVEFYSPGYDNNYIFMAYTNAALGKIEDFNHYFIQATKQNPDNILDSINYLPEEEADLKQLIIDLEKAIEEDEKLNIRKSNFN